In one window of Helianthus annuus cultivar XRQ/B chromosome 17, HanXRQr2.0-SUNRISE, whole genome shotgun sequence DNA:
- the LOC110923109 gene encoding uncharacterized protein LOC110923109 isoform X3, producing MVAEGSASARVPRKNRRRKSKDITTIDSPAEPYVDQHVEQSAEEYANPPKRRGPSINHNVTRYLQNMPEGFKITLTLDKATKAFVGTSATDFATELGIIVRDVLPMRFHKWDSVPEDVKTLMYEKLEHGR from the exons ATGGTGGCCGAGGGAAGCGCATCTGCTAGAGTACCGAGAAAGAACCGTAGACGCAAGTCTAAAGACATTACAACTATCG ATTCACCTGCAGAACCATATGTAGATCAACATGTAGAACAATCTGCAGAAGAATATGCAAATCCCCCAAAGAGGCGTGGTCCAAGTATAAATCACAACGTTACAAGGTATTTACAGAATATGCCAGAGGGTTTCAAAATTACTTTGACACTAGATAAGGCCACAAAAGCCTTCGTTGGGACTTCAGCAACCGATTTTGCAACCGAGTTAGGAATAATTGTTCGCGATGTTTTGCCGATGAGATTTCACAAATGGGATTCGGTACCGGAAGATGTGAAAACTTTGATGTATGAGAAATTAGAA
- the LOC110923109 gene encoding uncharacterized protein LOC110923109 isoform X1 — translation MLMMMVLTRARPEEDSRAPTNPMVAEGSASARVPRKNRRRKSKDITTIDSPAEPYVDQHVEQSAEEYANPPKRRGPSINHNVTRYLQNMPEGFKITLTLDKATKAFVGTSATDFATELGIIVRDVLPMRFHKWDSVPEDVKTLMYEKLEHGR, via the exons ATGTTAATGATGATGGTCCTTACAAGAGCTAGGCCTGAAGAAGATTCCCGAGCACCTACAAATCCGATGGTGGCCGAGGGAAGCGCATCTGCTAGAGTACCGAGAAAGAACCGTAGACGCAAGTCTAAAGACATTACAACTATCG ATTCACCTGCAGAACCATATGTAGATCAACATGTAGAACAATCTGCAGAAGAATATGCAAATCCCCCAAAGAGGCGTGGTCCAAGTATAAATCACAACGTTACAAGGTATTTACAGAATATGCCAGAGGGTTTCAAAATTACTTTGACACTAGATAAGGCCACAAAAGCCTTCGTTGGGACTTCAGCAACCGATTTTGCAACCGAGTTAGGAATAATTGTTCGCGATGTTTTGCCGATGAGATTTCACAAATGGGATTCGGTACCGGAAGATGTGAAAACTTTGATGTATGAGAAATTAGAA
- the LOC110923109 gene encoding uncharacterized protein LOC110923109 isoform X2 — MLMMMVLTRARPEEDSRAPTNPMVAEGSASARVPRKNRRRKSKDITTIEPYVDQHVEQSAEEYANPPKRRGPSINHNVTRYLQNMPEGFKITLTLDKATKAFVGTSATDFATELGIIVRDVLPMRFHKWDSVPEDVKTLMYEKLEHGR, encoded by the exons ATGTTAATGATGATGGTCCTTACAAGAGCTAGGCCTGAAGAAGATTCCCGAGCACCTACAAATCCGATGGTGGCCGAGGGAAGCGCATCTGCTAGAGTACCGAGAAAGAACCGTAGACGCAAGTCTAAAGACATTACAACTATCG AACCATATGTAGATCAACATGTAGAACAATCTGCAGAAGAATATGCAAATCCCCCAAAGAGGCGTGGTCCAAGTATAAATCACAACGTTACAAGGTATTTACAGAATATGCCAGAGGGTTTCAAAATTACTTTGACACTAGATAAGGCCACAAAAGCCTTCGTTGGGACTTCAGCAACCGATTTTGCAACCGAGTTAGGAATAATTGTTCGCGATGTTTTGCCGATGAGATTTCACAAATGGGATTCGGTACCGGAAGATGTGAAAACTTTGATGTATGAGAAATTAGAA
- the LOC110923109 gene encoding uncharacterized protein LOC110923109 isoform X4 gives MVAEGSASARVPRKNRRRKSKDITTIEPYVDQHVEQSAEEYANPPKRRGPSINHNVTRYLQNMPEGFKITLTLDKATKAFVGTSATDFATELGIIVRDVLPMRFHKWDSVPEDVKTLMYEKLEHGR, from the exons ATGGTGGCCGAGGGAAGCGCATCTGCTAGAGTACCGAGAAAGAACCGTAGACGCAAGTCTAAAGACATTACAACTATCG AACCATATGTAGATCAACATGTAGAACAATCTGCAGAAGAATATGCAAATCCCCCAAAGAGGCGTGGTCCAAGTATAAATCACAACGTTACAAGGTATTTACAGAATATGCCAGAGGGTTTCAAAATTACTTTGACACTAGATAAGGCCACAAAAGCCTTCGTTGGGACTTCAGCAACCGATTTTGCAACCGAGTTAGGAATAATTGTTCGCGATGTTTTGCCGATGAGATTTCACAAATGGGATTCGGTACCGGAAGATGTGAAAACTTTGATGTATGAGAAATTAGAA